One Gemmatimonadota bacterium DNA window includes the following coding sequences:
- the mnmE gene encoding tRNA uridine-5-carboxymethylaminomethyl(34) synthesis GTPase MnmE, translating into MLSDPIVALATPPGRSALAVIRLSGTGAFGIAAKVIPSFRADPPRTAHYAAFRDAAGQLIDRGIYLAFPGPRSETGEDVVEFQCHGGLAVPARLVAAIEAAGARPAHPGEFTRRAVQHGKLDLLQAEALGDLIDAEAPAQARAALVQLEGGLTRRIAALRAGLVELLALLAYDVDFPEEDDGPVSRERIEAARAAVLAGVEQLLGTAPLADRVRRGALVVLAGPPNAGKSSLFNALLGSERALVTEIPGTTRDAIEAHVEFHGWPIRLVDTAGLGEATDRLDALGQAMGRRFVEGADLVVELGGLAVRRLGGSEAAPLLVRAKADLGGEGEGLPVSAVTGQGLAELKRAIVARLFQSGAGFADLEPALTRERHRVALTAARDALAAAATHLGLGGEAVLAAHHVQEAVRALDALVGVVDVEEVLDRVFASFCVGK; encoded by the coding sequence ATGCTCTCCGACCCCATCGTCGCCCTCGCCACCCCGCCCGGCCGCTCCGCGCTCGCGGTGATCCGGCTCTCGGGCACGGGGGCGTTCGGGATCGCGGCGAAGGTCATCCCCTCCTTCCGCGCCGACCCGCCGCGGACCGCGCACTACGCCGCCTTCCGCGACGCCGCGGGGCAGCTGATCGACCGCGGCATCTACCTGGCCTTTCCCGGCCCCCGCTCCGAGACCGGCGAGGACGTGGTGGAGTTCCAGTGCCACGGCGGGCTGGCGGTGCCGGCGCGGCTGGTGGCGGCGATCGAGGCCGCGGGCGCGCGCCCGGCGCATCCCGGCGAGTTCACCCGCCGCGCGGTGCAGCACGGCAAGCTCGACCTGCTCCAGGCCGAGGCGCTGGGCGACCTCATCGACGCGGAGGCGCCGGCCCAGGCGCGCGCCGCGCTGGTGCAGCTCGAGGGGGGCCTCACCCGCCGCATCGCGGCGCTGCGCGCCGGGCTGGTGGAGCTGCTGGCGCTGCTGGCCTACGACGTGGACTTCCCCGAGGAAGACGACGGCCCCGTCTCCCGCGAGCGGATCGAGGCGGCGCGCGCCGCCGTGCTCGCGGGGGTGGAGCAGCTGCTCGGCACCGCGCCGCTCGCCGACCGGGTGCGCCGCGGCGCGCTGGTGGTGCTGGCCGGCCCGCCCAACGCCGGCAAGTCGTCGCTGTTCAACGCCCTGCTCGGGAGCGAACGGGCGCTGGTCACCGAGATCCCCGGCACCACCCGCGACGCCATCGAGGCCCACGTGGAGTTCCACGGCTGGCCCATCCGCCTGGTGGATACCGCCGGCCTCGGCGAGGCCACCGACCGGCTCGACGCGCTGGGCCAGGCGATGGGCCGGCGATTCGTGGAGGGGGCGGATCTGGTGGTGGAGCTGGGCGGCCTGGCGGTTCGGCGGCTCGGCGGTTCGGAGGCTGCACCGCTGCTGGTCCGCGCCAAGGCCGACCTGGGTGGCGAGGGGGAGGGGCTCCCGGTGTCGGCGGTGACGGGGCAGGGGCTCGCCGAGCTCAAGCGCGCCATCGTCGCGCGGCTGTTCCAGTCCGGCGCCGGCTTCGCCGACCTGGAGCCGGCGCTCACCCGCGAGCGCCATCGGGTGGCCCTCACCGCCGCGCGCGACGCGCTCGCGGCCGCCGCCACGCACCTCGGCCTGGGCGGCGAGGCGGTGCTCGCCGCGCACCACGTGCAGGAGGCGGTGCGCGCCCTCGACGCGCTGGTGGGGGTGGTGGATGTGGAGGAGGTGCTGGACAGAGTCTTTGCGTCGTTCTGTGTGGGGAAGTGA
- a CDS encoding MOSC domain-containing protein: MQISALHLYPVKSCAGLSPAAWPVDALGLQYDRRWMVITPRGEFLTQREVPALALVIPEIRPPHLVLRFPGQPELVTALAPMGGRPVATQVWDDPLRVVAPDHKADAWFSDVVEQEAVLAYFPETVIRPVNTHWAPRGGRTGFADGFPFLLVGEASLADLNARLAAPLPMNRFRPNLVVSGSAPFAEDGWREVTIGGIPMEVVKPCARCVITTTDQATGRRMGDEPLRTLATFRRQDQKVMFGQNVVHYGTGTLQVGDAVRVG; the protein is encoded by the coding sequence ATGCAGATCTCTGCCCTGCATCTCTACCCCGTGAAGTCCTGCGCCGGCCTGAGCCCCGCCGCCTGGCCGGTGGACGCGCTCGGCCTCCAGTACGACCGGCGCTGGATGGTGATCACGCCGCGCGGGGAGTTCCTGACCCAGCGCGAGGTGCCGGCGCTGGCGCTGGTGATCCCCGAGATCCGCCCGCCGCACCTGGTGCTGCGCTTCCCGGGGCAGCCGGAGCTGGTGACGGCGCTGGCCCCGATGGGCGGCCGGCCGGTGGCCACGCAGGTGTGGGATGATCCGCTCCGCGTGGTGGCGCCCGACCACAAGGCCGACGCCTGGTTCTCCGACGTGGTGGAGCAGGAGGCGGTGCTGGCCTACTTCCCCGAGACGGTGATCCGCCCGGTGAATACGCACTGGGCGCCGCGCGGCGGCCGCACCGGCTTCGCCGACGGGTTCCCGTTCCTGCTCGTGGGCGAGGCCTCGCTGGCCGACCTCAACGCCCGCCTGGCCGCGCCGCTCCCCATGAACCGCTTCCGGCCCAACCTGGTGGTGTCCGGCAGCGCGCCCTTCGCCGAGGATGGCTGGCGCGAGGTCACGATCGGCGGTATCCCGATGGAGGTGGTGAAGCCGTGCGCCCGCTGCGTGATCACCACCACCGACCAGGCCACCGGCCGGCGCATGGGCGACGAGCCGCTGCGCACCCTGGCCACGTTCCGGCGCCAGGACCAGAAGGTGATGTTCGGGCAGAACGTGGTGCACTACGGGACGGGCACACTCCAGGTGGGCGATGCAGTGAGAGTCGGGTAG
- the speB gene encoding agmatinase, translated as MTPTLLGIPWDASSSFQRGPALAPAAIRAALRSDSTNGWNEEPADARALLQDAGDLALPTDGPLPLEAITAGARALLETGAVPIFLGGDHAVTWPLVRAVRPRHERLTIFHLDAHPDLYDELDGRRDSHACPFARILEEGGANYLVQAGIRTLNAHQRDQARRFGVEMVTMRQGLEAMVTAARRLAGPVYLSVDLDALDPAFAPGLSHPEPGGLSTRELLTILQAIPKGRIVAADVVELNPMTDLRDLTARVAAKVIGEIVGRVG; from the coding sequence ATGACCCCCACCCTCCTCGGCATTCCGTGGGACGCGAGCTCGTCGTTCCAGCGGGGGCCGGCGCTGGCACCGGCCGCGATCCGCGCGGCGCTCCGCTCCGATTCCACCAACGGCTGGAACGAGGAGCCGGCGGACGCCCGCGCGCTGCTCCAGGACGCCGGCGACCTGGCGCTCCCCACCGACGGCCCGCTGCCGCTCGAGGCGATCACCGCCGGCGCCCGCGCGCTGCTCGAGACCGGCGCGGTGCCGATCTTCCTGGGCGGCGACCACGCGGTGACCTGGCCGCTGGTGCGCGCGGTGCGCCCCCGCCACGAGCGGCTCACGATCTTCCACCTCGACGCCCACCCCGACCTCTACGACGAACTCGACGGCCGGCGCGACAGCCACGCCTGCCCCTTTGCGCGGATCCTCGAGGAGGGCGGCGCGAACTACCTGGTGCAGGCGGGGATCCGCACGCTCAACGCGCACCAGCGCGACCAGGCCCGGCGCTTCGGGGTGGAGATGGTGACGATGCGGCAGGGACTCGAGGCGATGGTCACCGCCGCCCGCCGCCTGGCCGGGCCGGTGTACCTCTCGGTAGACCTCGACGCGCTGGACCCGGCGTTCGCGCCGGGGCTCAGTCACCCCGAACCGGGGGGGCTCAGCACCCGCGAGCTGCTCACCATCCTGCAGGCAATCCCCAAGGGCCGCATCGTCGCCGCCGACGTGGTGGAGCTGAATCCGATGACCGACCTCCGCGACCTCACGGCCAGGGTCGCGGCGAAGGTGATTGGAGAGATCGTGGGGAGGGTGGGGTAG
- a CDS encoding CDGSH iron-sulfur domain-containing protein, which yields MSDAPVRITIKPSGSILIETPVVLVDGEGREIPQPTPKKPGTVKLCGCGRSKAKPFCDGSHNEGR from the coding sequence ATGAGCGACGCGCCGGTCCGCATCACCATCAAGCCCTCCGGCAGCATCCTCATCGAAACGCCGGTCGTCCTCGTCGATGGCGAGGGCCGCGAGATCCCCCAGCCCACCCCCAAGAAACCCGGCACCGTCAAGCTCTGCGGCTGCGGACGCTCCAAGGCCAAGCCGTTCTGCGACGGGTCGCATAACGAGGGGCGGTAG
- a CDS encoding winged helix-turn-helix domain-containing protein codes for MTPPLQLVTFGGLGIQRGGAPAAGAGAQRRRLALLALLAAAGERGLSREKLLSLLWPESDLERARKNLAQAVYALRRDLGAEDLVLGTTDLRLNPDLCDSDLARFRQALKEQRLADAVALYQGPFLDGIYLDEAPEFERWAETERTALAHDYIAALERLAQDTSAAGDPRAAVSYWRLLANADPLNAKSALGLMRALASAGDRAAALQHYRVYEMLLRQELELEPEPEVKRLADQLREAGSGDRAPFGSASARPGGERVGEAVGRTVGRSDGPDTLTVRPSDRSTALPAVPVSTIPGTPAVTRPAPVPEPSGRKLISGYTDEYARPRPVPERAPVAGATAVPPYRPTAKPFLKRTSTRLGIAIGVVLGLVLAGVLRVRVFRDRMGAGVAAPVVAVGMIKDYTRSGEGLARPLGDMLATDLARSRSLQVISTARMYELMAQAAGGTGDSAASAVRAARAAGATELLDGALYRRPDGRLRLDLNRTSLATGSVIESYSSESGDLFGLVEEARRSITAGLDSTASGSIADVTTRSLVAYRFYEEGLRALFRGDGEAGARLMEQALQEDSTFAMAAYWLATTQGSFNDVNLIRGLERAVRLSARASERERLTILAGWSAAVDAPNRIAIAESLTVRYPNEPEGYTWLAGARNSSGDFLGAVEPLRKVIRMDSLSLRASERKDGPPVRCHACIAYLMLIGTYDYMDSLPAAIRTAEEWQRAQPQAPGPAGQISWQLMLAGRYREALTADQAVIARDPGLVRDGFRVQVWLRMGNFAAADSYYTQLAHGKLPGEGYKWLSLSHRMQGKPREGLEWAHRLRALDTQAPRGAAPYNALFEGQAWYELGEFRRAAAIFDSVSRSPKDTTRSQVARNLVWTQLLRSTALAAAGDTAPLPRIADSLEVWGQRNSYGRDGRAHHHVRGLLYAARGQLEQAAAEFRQAIWSPTSGYTRTNIELAKVLLRLNRPREAAYWADAARRGGLDASQTYATTTELLELGALAWDAAGERDSAVTRYRQVLKNWSDAEPIYRARVERARIRVAQLGGN; via the coding sequence GTGACTCCCCCGCTCCAGCTCGTCACCTTCGGGGGACTCGGCATCCAGCGGGGCGGGGCGCCGGCCGCGGGTGCCGGCGCGCAGCGCCGCCGCCTGGCGCTGCTCGCCCTCCTCGCCGCCGCCGGCGAGCGCGGCCTGTCGCGCGAGAAGCTGCTGAGCCTGCTCTGGCCCGAGTCCGACCTGGAGCGGGCGCGGAAGAACCTCGCCCAGGCCGTCTACGCCCTGCGCCGCGACCTCGGCGCCGAAGACCTGGTGCTCGGCACCACCGACCTCCGGCTCAACCCCGACCTCTGCGACAGCGACCTGGCCCGCTTCCGCCAGGCACTCAAGGAGCAGCGCCTCGCCGACGCGGTGGCGCTCTACCAGGGGCCCTTCCTCGACGGCATCTACCTCGACGAGGCGCCCGAGTTCGAGCGCTGGGCCGAGACCGAGCGCACGGCCCTGGCGCACGACTACATCGCCGCGCTGGAGCGCCTGGCCCAGGACACCTCCGCCGCCGGCGACCCCCGCGCCGCCGTGAGCTACTGGCGCCTCCTCGCCAACGCCGACCCGCTCAACGCCAAGAGCGCGCTCGGCCTCATGCGCGCCCTGGCCAGCGCCGGCGACCGCGCCGCCGCCCTGCAGCACTACCGGGTGTACGAGATGCTGCTGCGGCAGGAGCTGGAGCTGGAGCCGGAGCCGGAGGTGAAGCGGCTGGCGGATCAACTGCGGGAAGCGGGAAGCGGCGACCGAGCCCCCTTCGGGAGCGCGTCAGCGCGACCCGGGGGCGAGAGAGTGGGGGAAGCGGTCGGTCGGACGGTCGGACGGTCGGATGGCCCCGACACACTGACCGTCCGTCCGTCTGACCGTTCGACCGCCCTCCCCGCCGTCCCCGTCTCCACCATTCCCGGCACCCCCGCCGTCACCCGGCCGGCGCCGGTGCCGGAGCCCTCGGGCCGCAAGCTCATCTCCGGCTACACCGACGAGTACGCCCGTCCCCGCCCCGTCCCCGAGCGCGCGCCCGTCGCGGGCGCTACCGCCGTACCGCCGTACCGCCCTACCGCCAAACCTTTCCTCAAGCGCACCTCGACCAGGCTCGGCATCGCCATCGGCGTGGTGCTCGGCCTGGTGCTGGCGGGGGTGCTGCGGGTGCGGGTGTTCCGGGACCGGATGGGGGCGGGGGTCGCGGCGCCGGTGGTGGCGGTGGGGATGATCAAGGACTACACCCGGAGCGGCGAGGGCCTGGCGCGGCCGCTCGGCGACATGCTCGCCACCGACCTGGCCCGCAGCCGCTCGCTGCAGGTGATCAGCACCGCGCGGATGTACGAGCTGATGGCGCAGGCGGCGGGGGGCACCGGCGACTCGGCGGCCAGCGCGGTGCGCGCGGCGCGGGCGGCCGGCGCCACCGAGCTGCTCGACGGCGCGCTCTATCGCCGGCCCGACGGCCGGCTCCGGCTCGACCTCAACCGCACCAGCCTCGCCACCGGCAGCGTGATCGAGAGCTACTCGTCCGAGTCGGGGGACCTCTTCGGGCTGGTGGAGGAGGCACGGCGCAGCATCACCGCCGGGCTCGACAGCACCGCCAGCGGCAGCATCGCCGACGTCACCACCCGCTCCCTGGTGGCGTACCGGTTCTACGAGGAGGGGCTGCGCGCCCTCTTCCGCGGCGACGGCGAGGCCGGGGCCCGGCTGATGGAGCAGGCGCTGCAGGAGGACTCCACCTTTGCCATGGCCGCCTACTGGCTGGCCACCACGCAGGGGAGCTTCAACGACGTGAACCTCATCCGCGGGCTGGAGCGGGCGGTGCGGCTCTCGGCGCGGGCGTCGGAGCGGGAGCGGCTCACCATCCTGGCGGGGTGGAGCGCGGCGGTGGATGCGCCCAACCGCATCGCCATCGCGGAGAGCCTCACCGTGCGGTATCCCAACGAGCCGGAGGGGTACACCTGGCTCGCGGGGGCGCGGAACTCGAGCGGCGACTTCCTGGGCGCGGTCGAGCCGCTGCGGAAGGTGATCCGGATGGACTCCCTCTCGCTCCGGGCCAGCGAGCGGAAGGACGGCCCGCCGGTGCGCTGCCACGCCTGCATCGCCTACCTGATGCTCATCGGCACCTATGACTACATGGACTCGCTGCCGGCGGCCATCCGCACCGCGGAGGAGTGGCAGCGGGCCCAGCCGCAGGCGCCGGGGCCGGCGGGGCAGATCAGCTGGCAGCTCATGCTCGCCGGGCGGTACCGCGAGGCGCTCACCGCCGACCAGGCCGTCATCGCCCGCGACCCCGGGCTGGTGCGCGACGGCTTCCGGGTGCAGGTCTGGCTCCGCATGGGCAACTTCGCCGCGGCCGACAGCTACTACACCCAGCTGGCCCACGGCAAGCTCCCGGGTGAGGGCTACAAGTGGCTGAGCCTCAGCCACCGGATGCAGGGCAAGCCGCGCGAGGGGCTGGAGTGGGCGCACCGGCTGCGGGCGCTCGACACCCAGGCGCCCCGGGGCGCCGCGCCGTACAACGCCCTCTTCGAGGGGCAGGCCTGGTACGAGCTGGGCGAGTTCCGCCGCGCGGCGGCCATCTTCGATTCCGTCTCGCGCAGCCCCAAGGACACCACCCGCTCGCAGGTGGCCCGCAACCTGGTGTGGACCCAGCTGCTCCGCAGCACCGCCCTCGCCGCCGCGGGCGACACCGCGCCGCTCCCCCGCATCGCCGACAGCCTCGAGGTGTGGGGCCAGCGGAATAGCTACGGCCGCGACGGCCGCGCCCACCATCATGTGCGCGGCCTGCTGTACGCGGCGCGGGGCCAGCTGGAGCAGGCCGCCGCGGAGTTCCGGCAGGCCATCTGGAGCCCGACCAGCGGCTATACCCGCACCAATATCGAGCTCGCCAAGGTCCTGCTCCGCCTCAACCGCCCCCGCGAGGCCGCCTACTGGGCCGACGCCGCCCGCCGCGGCGGCCTCGACGCCTCCCAGACCTACGCCACCACCACCGAGCTCCTCGAACTCGGCGCCCTGGCCTGGGACGCCGCCGGCGAGCGCGACAGCGCCGTCACCCGCTACCGCCAGGTGCTCAAGAACTGGAGCGACGCGGAACCGATCTACCGCGCGCGGGTGGAGCGGGCGAGGATCAGGGTCGCGCAGCTGGGCGGGAACTGA